One Nostoc sp. CENA543 genomic window, CACATTTTTACTAAAAGCCATAAAGTCAAATATTCTTTAGAACAAGATTATGGCATTAATTCTGATAAAATTACAGTTTTACATTCTGGTGGTAACTTCTTTGAGCCATATCAAGGTGAAAAGAAATTTGGTAGCAAACAAATCCTATTCAATGGATACGATTTTTTCCGCAAAGGCGGAGATTTACTAATAGAGGCATTTAAACAAGTAAAACAAGTGATTCCTGAAGCTAAGTTAGTGATAGTAGGTGATATTTTATCGATTAATGAAAATGGTGTAGATAACCCTGGATATATTTCGTCGCCTACTGAAATGCAAAGAATTTTCCTCAACACAGATTTAGTAGTTTCACCTGCACGTTGTGAACCTCTAGGTCTATTTTTAGTTGAGGCGATGAATTATGGGATTCCTTGTATTGTCTCTAATCAAGATGGAATGCCTGAAATTATTGAACATGAAATCAATGGTTTGGTAATTTCTCAACCCACACCAGAAGTTTTAGCAAAGCAAATGATTAATTTATTGTCTGATAGTCAGACTTTAGAATTTATGTCAGAAAATGCTAGAAAAAAAGTGAAAGAGGAATTAAATTGGCCAGCCATTGCTCAAAAAATAAAACAAACACTGACTAATATTTAATGGCGGACAGTAAGTAGAACGACTTGAAAAAACCAAACTATGTAAAGTAATGTAAAAAAAACTGAATTTAGTTCGTAGTAAGGACTTTAGTCCTTAAGAGAGGACTAAAGTCCTCACTACAAACCTTTAATTATTTACACCGTTCTGACTTGAAAAAGGGGTGTAGGGGTATAGAGGTGTAAGGGAAAGACTTTTTCATGTTTTCTTGTGTACGCAGTTCATGACGGCTACTTATTATGTAGTGGCGTATCTAGACTAAAATAGTTCAAATATTTAGGCGTAGGTTGGGTTGAGGCTTTGCGAAACCCAACGCTATAAACAATGTTGTGTTTCTTAACGTCAACCCAACCTACAATTTTTTCGCACTATTTTAGCCTTGACATACCACTACGCGGTTACTCAAGAATCAAATTGATTCCTATAACTAAAAAATTCATAATTTTGAGAGTAATATTTATGCCAAAAGTTTCTGTAATTATTCCTGCTTATAATGCGATGACATTTTTGCCAACTACTTTACAAAGTGTTTTACAACAGACCTTTAATGATTATGAGGTCATCATTATTAATGATGGTAGTTCTGATGGGATTATAGATTGGTTTACTCAAGTTACCGATATCAGAGTCAAATTAATCTCCCAAGAAAATCAGGGGCCTGCGGCTGCGCGCAATCATGGTATCAATCAAGCGCAAGGAGAATATATAGCTTTTCTTGATGCTGATGATATTTGGGCTGAAAATAAGCTAGAAAAACAAGTGAATATTTTGGATGAAAATCCCACAATAGGCTTAGTTTATAGTTGGGTGGGTTCAATTGACTCTCAAGGTAATATTGGCAATAAAGTTCGCAAGAATAATGCTGAAGGTCGTGTTTGGGAAATCATTCTAGAACATAACATTATTGAGTGTGGTAGTAATCCGATGGTGCGCCGCATTTGTTTTGAAAAAGTCGGTGTTTTTGATCATCGTTTAGCTTATGCCCAAGATTGGGAAATGTGGGTGAGGGTTGCTTCTCGTTATCAGTTTCAAGTCATCAATGAAACATTAGTATATTATCGTTCCCATCCCAATAATCGCTCTAAAAATTGGAGAATTATGGAGCAGAATTATAATTTGATTTTTGATAAAAGTTTTGCTCACGCTCCAGAATATTTATCTGTTGAAGATTTAAAAAGTTTAGAAAATCGCATTTATGGTTTTGCGAATTTGCGTATTGCATGGAAAGCTTTGCAAAGTGGAGATTATCAACAAGCTAAGGATTTTCGCCAAAAGGCTGTGCAGCGATATCCTCAATTAAGTTCTTTACGTAATTATTTAGTTTTGGGTGCAGCGATAATTTTAGTAAGAGTTTTTGGGATTCAAGGCTATAACAAAATCAGAAATATGATTTACAATCTCATAGGAAAACGTGTATCAAGTATTGCCGGATAATTAAATCAAATCCGCAGGAGTTGATTTAGTAGGTATAATCTGATTTTTGTAGAGAATACTACTAAATCTAAATACGCGAAAATGAAATTTAGCGAAATTGTAGCCCAACTCGGTGATCTGGTCACTAGCCATAGTTTAATAGGCAATCCTGACCATAATCCAGAAATTAGCGGTGTAGCAGCGATTGATGAAGCTAAAAGCGGTACTATTAGCTACGTGGAGGGGTCAAAATATGCAGGGTTTATCAGTACAACTAATGCTAGTGCATTAATTTTGCCGGATGACTCCACAATACAAGCACAAGCACAAGAGCGAGGAATAGTTTGGTTAGGGACAAAACAACCAAGATTATTATTTGCTCAAGCGATCGCTATCTTCTATAAACCATACACCCCTAAACCTGACATTCATCCCACAGCAGTCATTCATCCCACAGCCAAAATCGGTGAAGATGTCTATATTGGCCCCCATACGGTAGTTCAGGAAGGGGTAGAAATTGGTAATAGTGTAATTATTCACCCCAACGTCGTGATTTACCCTGATGTCAAAATAGGCGATCGCACCATCATACACGCTAACTGCACCATCGAAGAACGCTCTCACATCGGTGCAGATTGTATCATTCATAGCGGTGCAGTCATCGGCGGCGAAGGCTTTGGCTTTGTTCCCACCCGCACTGGCTGGGTTAAAATGGAACAGTCCGGCTACGTAGTATTAGAAGACCGCGTTGATATTGGCTGTAACACCACAATTGATCGTCCAGCCGTCGGAGAAACGAGAATTGGCAGTGATACCAAAATTGATAATTTAGTACAGGTTGGTCATGGTTGCCAAATTGGTCAAGGTTGTGCGATCGCAGCTCAAACGGGTATGGCTGGCGGTGTCACATTAGGCAATCGTGTCATTCTAGCCGGACAAGTGGGTGTTGCCAACGAAGCCAAAATTGGTGATGGTGCGATCGCATCAGCACAAACCGGCATTCCCCACGATGTCCAACCAGGGGAAATAGTCTCCGGTACTCCTGCTGTTCCCCACAAGACTTACCTGAAAGTGGCTGCACTTTCCAAGCATCTGCCAGAAATGTATCAATTCTTCAGACAACTACAACGTCAGTTTAAGGGGAATGGGGGGTAGGATGCAGAAGGCAAAGGGGCAGGATGCAGGGAGAAATGGGGAAATTCTTCTTCCCCCTGCACCCTGCACCCTGCTCCAATTCCTCTTCTATACCCCATGTCCCAATTTTTCTAACACTGGCTTAGTAGACACAATATGTCTTTCTAAACCTAATTCTTGGGGACTAACTCCTAAAGCTAAAGCAATTAATTGGGGTAAATGTAATACTGGCAAACCTAATTTTTTGCCAATCACTTTTTCTACTTCTGGTTGACGGGAGTCTAAATTTAGATGACACAGAGGACAAGGGGTTACTAAACAGTCAGCACCGGCTGCTATGGCTTCTTGAATGTGCATCCCAGCCATTTGAAAGGATTGGGTAGTAGCGTAACTAGAAAGAGGCCAGCCACAACATTGGGTGCGACCATGATAATAAATTGGGGTTGCACCTACAGCCCGAAACAGATTTTCCATTGCTTCTGGGTTATATCGGTCTTTTTCAGGTACGGATTTTTGGGCGCGGAGGAGATAACAGCCGTAAAAGGCGGCACATTTTAAACCGGATAACTTACGAGTTACACGTTGGCTGATTTTTTCTAAACCATAATCGCTAACTAGTGCGTAGAGCAGATGTTTAACTTCTGTACTACCGCGATAAGGTAGACAACCTTCCTTGTGTAAAAAGCCGTTAACTTGCTGAATATATTCAGGATTACTGGTATGAAACTCTTGCAAGCGTTCATTAACGTGACCAATCACACCCTGACAGGTACTACAGTGAGTGAGTAGGGGTAAATTTAATGCTTCCGCTAAAGCAATATTTCTGGCATTTACTGTATCTTCTAACAGCTGAGAATCTTCTTTAAATGTGCCTGATCCGCAACAAGCAGCTTTTTTTAATTCAATTAATTCAATGCCCAAAGCTTGGGTGAGAGCTTGAGTTGACTGATATAGTTCCCCGCAAGCACCTTGAGCTACACAACCAGGGAAGTAAGCATATTTTAGTGTCTGAGATAGCATAAAAATAAGGTTTGTTTCAGGCAATTGCCCCGATGATAACTGTTTTATCACTCCTCGCCTCTAGATACTGAAGAGGGAATGTATTTTTTTTGGACATTCTTCCAGAAATCTAGTAAGAATTGGTAACAAGCAAAATTTCAGAGCCTTACTCTATTCCAATTTTGGACAGGGACGTATACGGGCGATCGCGCTTTCCGATAAGATGTATATGCTCAAAACCATGTCACCCATAAAGAGCAGACAGTAGCAACTGGTAAGGAATTTTATCTTATGAGTCAAACAGAGACATTTGAAAAAGTCAAGGCAATTGTTGCCGACCAACTCAGTGTAGAAGAGGAAAAAATCACACCACAGGCAAATTTTGCCAATGATCTAGGGGCAGATTCCTTAGATACAGTGGAATTAGTTATGGCTTTGGAAGAAGAATTTGACATCGAAATTCCCGATGAAGCCGCCGAAAAAATCACAACCGTTCAAGAAGCAGTGGATTACATCAACAGTAAAGTTGCCGCATCTGCTTAAGAAAGTGCTGAGTCGTGAGTGCTGAGTCATGAGTTATGAGTCATGAGTCAGATTTCCAACTCGGAACTCCATACACTAGCAGAATTCAGCACTCAGCAAGAACTTTGAACGGAGGTTTCCTCCCTAGATGCTGCCTTCGGCTTGCCGCAGGCATCAGAAGTTTGGTAACTCAGCACTCATTACTCATTACTCTTTTTGCAACTTTCTCGCCATCTTTATACTGAGTCATGACAGATTATAATCGTAAACGCGTTGTTGTCACGGGTGTTGGCGCGATTACACCTATTGGTAACACACCTGCGGAGTATTGGGAAGGATTGATCAGCGCACGCAATGGCATTGACTACATCACCGCATTTGATGCCTCTAGTCATGATTGCCGCATTGCAGGTGAGGTAAAAAATTTCGATCCACAGGAATACATGGATCGTAAAGAAGCCAAGCGGATGGATCGATTTTCCCAATTTGGAGTCGCAGCCGCCAAACAAGCACTTGCTGATGCCCAGTTAGTTATCAATGAACTCAACGCCGAACAGGTAGGAGTTATTATTGGTTCTGGTGTGGGTGGTATTAAGGTGATGGAAGACCAACAAACCATCTACCTCAACCGAGGGCCTGATCGCTGTAGCCCATTCATGATCCCCATGATGATTGCTAATATGGCGGCAGGATTGACAGCAATTCACACCGGCGCAAAAGGGCCAAATAACTGTACTGTAACGGCTTGTGCTGCTGGTTCTAATGCCGTGGGAGACGCGTTTCGCATGATTCAAGGTGGTTACGCCCAAGCGATGATTTGCGGTGGGTGTGAAGCGGCGATTACCCCCTTATCTGTAGCTGGTTTTGCTGCGGCGCGCGCCCTTTCTACTCGCAATGATGACCCAACTCATGCTTGTCGTCCCTTTGATCGCGATCGCGATGGATTTGTCATGGGCGAAGGTGCGGGAATTCTGATTTTGGAGGAATTACAACACGCTTTAAGTCGTGGCGCACGTATTTATGCCGAAATCGTGGGTTATGGCATGACCTGTGATGCCTACCATATCACTTCTCCAGTTCCTGGAGGTGAAGGAGCAGCTAGAGCCATTAGCCTGGCATTAAAAGACGCAGGCATCACCCCAGAACAAGTCAGTTATATCAATGCCCACGGCACAAGTACCCCCGCCAACGACTCCACTGAAACTGCTGCCATTAAAAAAGTTTTGGGTGATCATGCTTACAAAATCACTGTCAGTTCCACTAAATCCATGACAGGACACCTTTTAGGCGGTTCTGGTGGAATTGAAGCGGTAGCCACAGTCCTGGCCATTGCCAATGATCAAGTTCCACCCACCATCAACATCGAAAACCCTGACCCAGATTGTGATTTAGACTACGTACCTCACACTAGCCGCAAACAAAAGGTTGACGTTGCCCTGTCCAATTCCTTCGGATTTGGCGGTCATAATGTCACCCTCGCTTTTAGAAAGTACGTCTCTTAGGAGGCTGAGGATAGAGGCAGGGGGGCAGAGGCGCAGGGGATCTGAAAAAGACAAAGGTTACTATCTTTTACTCATCACTCAGCACGGGCTAAACGCCCCGCTACCGCTAACACTACTCAGCACTCACCACTCAAAAAAATTCAGAATTCAGAAATCAGGGGACAGAATAATTCAAAAATTAAGGGATAATTTGAGTAATTAAGTTGCTCATCATCCTAAATATGAATGAAGAATCCAGAATTCAGAAATCTTGAATTTTTCTATTCTGCATCCTGACTCCTGAGTTCTGAATTCTTGCTCCTAACTTTCCAGTTCTCAATTCTCACATCGAAGCAGAAAATTTAACCTTTGTCAGCTATCCTGTAATCACAATCACAACAGTATCGTAAATGTCATTCCACCACTAGCCAAGAGTTCAACTTGACCGAATTTTTGGCTTGATTAATTACCAAAAACTCAGGATAACCCGCTTGTCTATGCACAATCGGGAATGGGATGATGATACCGCAGGGGAAGCTGAATCAGTTAACAGTAAACAGTGAGATAGTGCGTTCCTGTCGCCTTGCCTCGGCAAGCAACTATCGTTAGCGCAGCGTTAGCGACGCAGGAGCGTCACCCGTAAGGGTTAACAGTTATCACAATAAAATTGATTGCTGATAACTGATAATTGATCACTGATAACTGTTAAAAAGTACCCCAATAAGACTAGCTCCACGAGTGCTAACCCGTCGTTAAAAATAAGAGATCATGGCTGTTGCAACCCAATCCCTCGAAGAACTTTGTATTAATTCCATCCGTTTCTTAGCTGTTGATGCTATAGAAAAGGCAAAATCTGGACACCCAGGACTGCCGATGGGCGCAGCTCCGATGGCTTTCGTACTCTGGGATCGCTTTATGCGGTACAATCCCAAAAACCCCAAGTGGTTTAACCGCGATCGCTTTGTCTTGTCTGCCGGTCATGGCTCGATGTTGCAGTATGCCCTGCTCTATTTGACTGGCTTTGACAGCGTATCCATCGAAGATATTAAACAATTCCGTCAATGGGAATCCAAAACCCCTGGACACCCTGAAAACTTCATGACCGCAGGCGTGGAAGTGACCACAGGCCCTCTAGGTCAAGGTATTGCCAATGGCGTAGGTTTGGCTATTGCTGAAGCTCACCTCGCAGCTAAGTTCAACAAGCCCGATGCCAAAATTGTTGACCATTACACCTACGTAATTTTAGGTGATGGTTGTAACATGGAAGGCGTTTCCGGTGAAGCTGCTTCTTTGGCTGGACACTTGGGCTTAGGTAAACTCATCGCCCTGTACGACGACAACCACATCTCTATTGATGGTTCTACAGATGTAGCCTTTACCGAAGATGTTTCTAAGCGGTTTGAAGCTTACGGTTGGCACGTCCTCCACGTTAAAGACGGTAACACCGATTTAGATGCGATCGCTAAAGCAATTGAAGAAGCGAAAGCTGTCACCGACAAACCCACCATGATTAAGGTGACAACCACCATCGGTTATGGTTCTCCCAACAAAGCTAACACTGCTGGTATTCACGGTGCTGCTTTGGGTACAGATGAAGTCGCATTGACCCGTCAAAACCTCGCTTGGGAACATGAACCCTTTGTTATTCCTCAAGATGTCCTCAACCACACCCGCAAAGCCGTAGAACGCGGTGCAGGCTACGAAACCGAATGGAGCAAAGCCTTCGCAGACTACAAAGCTAAATATCCCCAAGAAGCGGCTGAATTTGAGCGTTACCTGAGTGGCAAACTCGCTGATGGCTGGGATAAGGTACTACCAACCTACACCCCCGAAGATAAAGGCGTTCCCACCCGGAAGCACTCCGAAACC contains:
- a CDS encoding glycosyltransferase family 4 protein produces the protein MNIKKILVTGDKFMISRMKFLFQAMSDDYDSIESLSVNSIYSWRLLKDIANFIQIKLPFLNIKRTGYFRKNAKTFINSSRQLEQKIIKGGYHPDLIFHLYGMFSPCWDKFDIPYVTYLDYTMTLARKNWIQWAPFPTEKEFQAWLDCEHQTYTKALHIFTKSHKVKYSLEQDYGINSDKITVLHSGGNFFEPYQGEKKFGSKQILFNGYDFFRKGGDLLIEAFKQVKQVIPEAKLVIVGDILSINENGVDNPGYISSPTEMQRIFLNTDLVVSPARCEPLGLFLVEAMNYGIPCIVSNQDGMPEIIEHEINGLVISQPTPEVLAKQMINLLSDSQTLEFMSENARKKVKEELNWPAIAQKIKQTLTNI
- a CDS encoding glycosyltransferase, whose product is MPKVSVIIPAYNAMTFLPTTLQSVLQQTFNDYEVIIINDGSSDGIIDWFTQVTDIRVKLISQENQGPAAARNHGINQAQGEYIAFLDADDIWAENKLEKQVNILDENPTIGLVYSWVGSIDSQGNIGNKVRKNNAEGRVWEIILEHNIIECGSNPMVRRICFEKVGVFDHRLAYAQDWEMWVRVASRYQFQVINETLVYYRSHPNNRSKNWRIMEQNYNLIFDKSFAHAPEYLSVEDLKSLENRIYGFANLRIAWKALQSGDYQQAKDFRQKAVQRYPQLSSLRNYLVLGAAIILVRVFGIQGYNKIRNMIYNLIGKRVSSIAG
- the lpxD gene encoding UDP-3-O-(3-hydroxymyristoyl)glucosamine N-acyltransferase, producing the protein MKFSEIVAQLGDLVTSHSLIGNPDHNPEISGVAAIDEAKSGTISYVEGSKYAGFISTTNASALILPDDSTIQAQAQERGIVWLGTKQPRLLFAQAIAIFYKPYTPKPDIHPTAVIHPTAKIGEDVYIGPHTVVQEGVEIGNSVIIHPNVVIYPDVKIGDRTIIHANCTIEERSHIGADCIIHSGAVIGGEGFGFVPTRTGWVKMEQSGYVVLEDRVDIGCNTTIDRPAVGETRIGSDTKIDNLVQVGHGCQIGQGCAIAAQTGMAGGVTLGNRVILAGQVGVANEAKIGDGAIASAQTGIPHDVQPGEIVSGTPAVPHKTYLKVAALSKHLPEMYQFFRQLQRQFKGNGG
- a CDS encoding CoB--CoM heterodisulfide reductase iron-sulfur subunit B family protein, producing the protein MLSQTLKYAYFPGCVAQGACGELYQSTQALTQALGIELIELKKAACCGSGTFKEDSQLLEDTVNARNIALAEALNLPLLTHCSTCQGVIGHVNERLQEFHTSNPEYIQQVNGFLHKEGCLPYRGSTEVKHLLYALVSDYGLEKISQRVTRKLSGLKCAAFYGCYLLRAQKSVPEKDRYNPEAMENLFRAVGATPIYYHGRTQCCGWPLSSYATTQSFQMAGMHIQEAIAAGADCLVTPCPLCHLNLDSRQPEVEKVIGKKLGLPVLHLPQLIALALGVSPQELGLERHIVSTKPVLEKLGHGV
- the acpP gene encoding acyl carrier protein, with amino-acid sequence MSQTETFEKVKAIVADQLSVEEEKITPQANFANDLGADSLDTVELVMALEEEFDIEIPDEAAEKITTVQEAVDYINSKVAASA
- the fabF gene encoding beta-ketoacyl-ACP synthase II encodes the protein MTDYNRKRVVVTGVGAITPIGNTPAEYWEGLISARNGIDYITAFDASSHDCRIAGEVKNFDPQEYMDRKEAKRMDRFSQFGVAAAKQALADAQLVINELNAEQVGVIIGSGVGGIKVMEDQQTIYLNRGPDRCSPFMIPMMIANMAAGLTAIHTGAKGPNNCTVTACAAGSNAVGDAFRMIQGGYAQAMICGGCEAAITPLSVAGFAAARALSTRNDDPTHACRPFDRDRDGFVMGEGAGILILEELQHALSRGARIYAEIVGYGMTCDAYHITSPVPGGEGAARAISLALKDAGITPEQVSYINAHGTSTPANDSTETAAIKKVLGDHAYKITVSSTKSMTGHLLGGSGGIEAVATVLAIANDQVPPTINIENPDPDCDLDYVPHTSRKQKVDVALSNSFGFGGHNVTLAFRKYVS
- the tkt gene encoding transketolase, with product MAVATQSLEELCINSIRFLAVDAIEKAKSGHPGLPMGAAPMAFVLWDRFMRYNPKNPKWFNRDRFVLSAGHGSMLQYALLYLTGFDSVSIEDIKQFRQWESKTPGHPENFMTAGVEVTTGPLGQGIANGVGLAIAEAHLAAKFNKPDAKIVDHYTYVILGDGCNMEGVSGEAASLAGHLGLGKLIALYDDNHISIDGSTDVAFTEDVSKRFEAYGWHVLHVKDGNTDLDAIAKAIEEAKAVTDKPTMIKVTTTIGYGSPNKANTAGIHGAALGTDEVALTRQNLAWEHEPFVIPQDVLNHTRKAVERGAGYETEWSKAFADYKAKYPQEAAEFERYLSGKLADGWDKVLPTYTPEDKGVPTRKHSETCLNKLAAVVPELIGGSADLTHSNLTEIKGKGDFQKGQYQNPNIHFGVREHAMGAICNGIALHGSGLIPYGATFLIFTDYMRAAIRLSALSLAGSIWVMTHDSIGQGEDGPTHQPIETLASLRAIPNLTVIRPADGNETSGAYKVAIERAKQNDPTLLALTRQNVPNLAGTSIDNVAKGGYVLVDSEGTPDLILIGTGSELSLCVTAAEKLTAEGKKVRVVSLPAWDLFEAQDAAYKESVLPKAVTKRIAVEAASSFGWHKYIGTEGDTVTIDRFGASAPGGVCLEKFGFSVDNVLATAKKLLG